A genomic window from Mesosutterella faecium includes:
- a CDS encoding ISNCY family transposase: MKNSLPERAPKSQTGTEEIFEQVAYGLLSVPEAAKAMKLSIRQFYRRLAAWKRGEAADPPHGNKGRPPSNRLPDDIRLKIIELAVTKYQDFPPTLLTQYLVKNEGIKVSKETVRKILRELSPQASEQGLRRAGHFLRRRRSRFGELVQIDGSPHRWFGPGQKECSLIAFIDDATGRIAAAGFFPSETAAGYMTVLLQYIRAHGIPLALYSDRHGTFRALAQGRSKNVEGTQFQRVCDKLQIEQIFAQSPQAKGRIERLFKTLQGRWPHEFRVMGIEDMATANQRMDELIRDFNQRFGIDPREPLSANCAVAEESMPEIERICAWWHERVLSKSLSVSFGGSILQLKNASARKFELMGKKVSVIEYPDGRAPEMVYRDARGKEHLLCFEARKRKTLERTEYLESSKTIDACLDRIIEKEDLRPNGFVMKLECEMAEAKQRQAQRKERDQKARELEEKLKQRKNRSGK; the protein is encoded by the coding sequence ATGAAAAACTCGCTTCCTGAAAGAGCCCCGAAGTCCCAGACCGGCACAGAGGAGATTTTCGAACAGGTCGCCTACGGCCTGCTCTCGGTGCCGGAGGCAGCCAAAGCGATGAAGCTGAGCATTCGCCAGTTCTATCGCAGGCTGGCCGCCTGGAAAAGGGGCGAAGCCGCAGATCCGCCCCATGGCAACAAAGGGCGGCCCCCGAGCAACCGCCTGCCAGACGATATTCGTTTAAAAATCATAGAACTGGCAGTTACAAAATATCAGGATTTCCCTCCGACGCTCCTGACTCAGTACCTTGTGAAAAACGAAGGGATCAAAGTGTCGAAGGAAACTGTTCGAAAGATTCTGAGAGAACTCAGCCCTCAGGCCTCAGAGCAGGGGCTCAGAAGAGCCGGTCATTTTCTGAGGCGCAGAAGGTCAAGGTTCGGCGAGCTGGTTCAGATCGACGGCAGCCCGCACAGATGGTTCGGCCCCGGTCAGAAAGAGTGCTCATTAATCGCGTTCATTGACGATGCGACCGGCAGAATCGCCGCTGCCGGGTTCTTTCCCTCGGAGACCGCGGCGGGCTATATGACCGTGCTGCTCCAATACATCAGGGCGCACGGAATCCCCCTTGCGCTATACAGCGATCGGCACGGCACTTTCCGCGCGTTGGCTCAGGGCCGGTCCAAAAATGTAGAGGGCACACAGTTTCAGAGAGTCTGCGACAAGCTTCAGATCGAGCAGATATTCGCTCAGAGCCCGCAGGCAAAAGGCCGGATAGAACGCCTGTTCAAGACGCTGCAGGGGCGCTGGCCGCATGAGTTCAGGGTCATGGGAATCGAAGACATGGCCACCGCCAATCAGCGCATGGACGAACTGATCAGGGATTTCAATCAGCGGTTTGGAATCGACCCAAGAGAACCCCTGAGCGCAAACTGTGCGGTGGCTGAAGAAAGTATGCCCGAGATTGAACGCATATGCGCCTGGTGGCACGAACGCGTTCTGAGCAAATCTCTGAGCGTCTCCTTCGGGGGGTCGATCCTGCAGCTCAAGAATGCGAGCGCTCGGAAGTTTGAGCTGATGGGCAAGAAAGTCAGCGTCATCGAGTACCCGGATGGCCGTGCGCCGGAAATGGTCTACCGGGATGCACGGGGCAAAGAACATCTGCTCTGCTTTGAAGCCCGGAAAAGAAAAACGCTCGAGCGCACGGAATACCTTGAGTCATCGAAGACCATAGACGCATGCCTGGATCGAATCATTGAGAAGGAAGATTTGCGACCCAACGGCTTCGTCATGAAGCTGGAATGCGAAATGGCTGAAGCGAAGCAACGGCAGGCCCAGAGAAAAGAGCGTGACCAAAAGGCCCGTGAACTCGAAGAAAAGCTGAAGCAGCGGAAAAACAGATCTGGCAAATAA
- the truA gene encoding tRNA pseudouridine(38-40) synthase TruA produces MRVALGIEYDGRPFNGWQVQPDLPTVQAALERALSRFCGTGQAVATICAGRTDTGVHATGQVVHFDAPVSRPMSSWVRGTNAFLPETVAVRWAREVPEDFSARFSASERTYEYWILNDPVRSPLLAGRAGWCFRPCREELMREAARPLLGRHDFTSFRAAECQAKSPVRTLREVTIARRGRLIGIRLRADGFLQHMVRNIVGSLVYAGIGRVPPEWVGEVLEARDRSKAAPTFSPAGLYLTGVLYPGRGLPEKGESPFWPL; encoded by the coding sequence ATGCGGGTCGCTTTGGGGATCGAGTACGACGGCCGGCCTTTCAACGGCTGGCAGGTGCAGCCGGATCTGCCGACGGTGCAGGCCGCCCTTGAGCGGGCGCTCTCGCGCTTCTGCGGAACGGGGCAGGCGGTTGCCACGATCTGCGCGGGCCGCACCGACACCGGGGTGCACGCCACGGGGCAGGTGGTTCACTTCGACGCCCCGGTCTCGCGCCCGATGAGCTCCTGGGTGCGGGGCACGAACGCCTTTCTGCCTGAAACGGTCGCGGTGCGCTGGGCGCGCGAGGTGCCGGAGGATTTTTCCGCCCGCTTCTCCGCCTCCGAGCGCACCTATGAATACTGGATTCTCAACGATCCGGTGCGCTCCCCGCTTCTGGCGGGCCGCGCCGGATGGTGCTTCCGGCCCTGCCGGGAGGAGCTCATGCGCGAGGCCGCGCGGCCGCTGCTCGGCCGGCACGACTTCACGAGCTTCCGGGCCGCGGAGTGCCAGGCGAAAAGCCCCGTGCGGACGCTGCGCGAAGTGACGATCGCGCGGCGGGGCCGGCTCATCGGCATCCGCCTTCGCGCCGACGGGTTCCTGCAGCACATGGTGCGCAACATCGTGGGCAGCCTCGTCTACGCGGGGATCGGGCGCGTGCCGCCCGAATGGGTGGGCGAGGTGCTCGAAGCCCGCGACCGCAGCAAGGCCGCCCCGACCTTTTCGCCCGCGGGGCTCTATCTCACCGGCGTGCTCTATCCGGGCCGCGGCCTGCCTGAAAAAGGCGAAAGTCCCTTCTGGCCGCTTTGA
- a CDS encoding phosphoribosylanthranilate isomerase: MMQGSFLKNLRAGRVQVKICGFTRPENVREAAALSADAFGFVLFRKSRRFVPEEALEALLAEVPQRITPVLLLVDPEPEQVLRLSKKFPRVMLQFHGGESRALCELSGLPYMKAVHFRQPGDLARAARDYPTASGILADCPAPDAAAAPGGNGAAFDWEAARAEAAGLPLPLVLAGGLNASNAPRAVRLLRPAALDVSSGVEKSPGIKDMIKVEQFLVSARSAANLA, from the coding sequence ATGATGCAGGGCAGCTTCTTAAAAAATTTGAGGGCCGGGCGCGTGCAGGTGAAGATCTGCGGATTCACCCGCCCGGAAAACGTGCGCGAGGCGGCGGCGCTTTCAGCCGACGCCTTCGGGTTCGTTCTTTTCAGGAAAAGCAGGCGCTTCGTTCCCGAGGAGGCCCTTGAGGCGCTGCTCGCGGAGGTCCCGCAGCGGATCACGCCGGTGCTGCTGCTCGTCGACCCCGAGCCGGAGCAGGTGCTGAGGCTTTCAAAAAAGTTTCCCCGCGTGATGCTCCAGTTCCACGGGGGCGAATCGAGGGCGCTTTGCGAGCTCTCGGGCCTTCCCTACATGAAGGCCGTGCATTTCAGACAGCCGGGCGACCTCGCGCGGGCCGCGCGGGACTATCCGACGGCCTCGGGGATTCTCGCCGACTGCCCGGCTCCGGACGCAGCGGCGGCCCCGGGCGGCAACGGCGCCGCCTTCGACTGGGAGGCGGCCCGCGCCGAGGCTGCGGGGCTTCCCCTCCCGCTCGTGCTCGCGGGGGGGCTCAACGCCTCGAACGCGCCGCGGGCCGTGCGGCTGCTGCGGCCCGCGGCGCTTGACGTGAGCAGCGGGGTGGAAAAATCTCCCGGAATTAAGGATATGATTAAGGTAGAACAATTTCTGGTTTCGGCCCGGAGCGCAGCGAACCTCGCGTGA
- the trpB gene encoding tryptophan synthase subunit beta, with protein MYNMPDKKGHFGPYGGVFASETLISALTELKQAYERYRNDPDFDREWRYELEHYVGRPSPIYYCERLSEMTGGAQIYLKREDLNHTGAHKVNNTVGQALLAKRMGKKRVIAETGAGQHGVAAATVAARYGMKCCVYMGAKDVERQAPNVLRMKLLGAEVRPVTTGSGTLKDALNEAMRDWVTNVDDTFYIIGTVAGPAPYPEMVRNFNAIVSEETVKQFPAMTGSEPDYVVACVGGGSNAIGAFYHWIDHKNVKLVGVEAAGRGLETGEHCASLERGTTGVLHGNRTALLMENEGQIKPAYSISAGLDYPGVGPEHAYLRDIGRAQYVAITDKEALDAFHKLCLIEGIIPALESSHALAYALKIAPTLPRDKKILVNLSGRGDKDLEVVLKTMGEKE; from the coding sequence ATGTACAACATGCCGGACAAGAAGGGGCACTTCGGCCCCTATGGCGGCGTATTCGCTTCTGAAACGCTAATCAGCGCGCTCACCGAGCTCAAGCAGGCCTACGAGCGCTATCGCAATGATCCTGATTTCGACCGAGAGTGGCGCTACGAGCTTGAGCACTATGTGGGCCGCCCCTCCCCGATCTACTACTGCGAGCGGCTCTCCGAGATGACCGGCGGCGCTCAGATCTACCTCAAGCGCGAAGATCTCAACCACACCGGGGCCCACAAGGTGAACAACACCGTCGGGCAGGCGCTTCTCGCGAAGCGCATGGGCAAGAAGCGCGTGATCGCCGAGACGGGCGCGGGCCAGCACGGCGTGGCCGCGGCCACCGTGGCCGCCCGCTACGGCATGAAGTGCTGCGTCTACATGGGCGCGAAGGACGTCGAGCGCCAGGCCCCGAACGTGCTTCGCATGAAGCTGCTCGGCGCGGAGGTGCGCCCCGTGACGACGGGCTCCGGCACCCTGAAGGATGCCCTGAACGAGGCGATGCGCGACTGGGTGACGAATGTGGACGACACCTTCTACATCATCGGCACCGTGGCCGGCCCCGCTCCCTATCCGGAAATGGTCCGCAACTTCAACGCGATCGTCTCCGAGGAGACGGTGAAGCAGTTCCCGGCTATGACCGGCTCGGAGCCCGACTACGTGGTCGCCTGCGTGGGCGGCGGCAGCAACGCGATCGGAGCCTTCTACCACTGGATCGACCACAAGAACGTGAAGCTCGTGGGCGTCGAGGCCGCGGGCCGCGGCCTCGAGACGGGCGAGCACTGCGCCTCGCTCGAGCGCGGCACGACCGGCGTGCTGCACGGCAACCGCACGGCGCTTCTCATGGAAAACGAGGGCCAGATCAAGCCCGCCTATTCCATCTCCGCGGGCCTCGATTACCCGGGAGTGGGTCCCGAGCACGCGTACCTGCGCGACATCGGGCGCGCCCAGTACGTGGCGATCACCGACAAGGAGGCGCTCGACGCCTTCCACAAGCTCTGCCTGATCGAGGGCATCATCCCGGCGCTCGAGTCGAGCCACGCGCTTGCCTACGCGCTCAAGATCGCTCCGACGCTGCCGCGCGATAAGAAGATCCTCGTGAATCTTTCGGGCCGCGGCGACAAGGACCTGGAAGTTGTGCTGAAGACCATGGGCGAAAAGGAGTAA
- the trpA gene encoding tryptophan synthase subunit alpha gives MSRLESSFKELREAGRKALVPYICAGDPSLEATVPLMHALVAAGATAIELGMPFSDPMADGPVIQRASERAIENGANLDYVFECLRKFRETDSRTPVVLMGYANPVEYRGQEKFIADAKAAGADGILIVDYPYDEVPEFYEAVKKAGMDPIFMLAPTSAESRVKEVCALATGYLYYVSLKGTTGAGTLDVGSVRENVARIEKYAKCPVLVGFGISSGETARAIAQTCSGVIIGSALIRYVTAHREDAVEAAGSWISEIRRALDAA, from the coding sequence ATGTCACGTCTGGAATCCAGTTTCAAAGAGCTCCGCGAGGCGGGCAGGAAAGCCCTGGTTCCCTACATCTGCGCGGGAGATCCGTCGCTTGAGGCGACGGTGCCCCTCATGCACGCGCTCGTCGCGGCCGGCGCCACGGCGATCGAGCTGGGCATGCCGTTTTCCGATCCGATGGCCGACGGCCCCGTGATCCAGCGCGCCTCCGAGCGCGCGATTGAAAACGGCGCGAACCTCGACTACGTCTTCGAGTGCCTGAGGAAGTTCCGCGAGACCGACAGCCGCACGCCTGTGGTGCTCATGGGCTACGCGAACCCCGTCGAATACCGCGGGCAGGAGAAGTTCATTGCGGACGCGAAGGCCGCGGGCGCGGACGGGATCCTCATCGTCGACTATCCCTACGACGAGGTTCCCGAGTTCTACGAAGCGGTGAAAAAAGCCGGGATGGATCCGATTTTCATGCTCGCGCCCACCTCTGCGGAGTCCCGCGTGAAGGAGGTCTGCGCCCTGGCGACCGGATACCTCTACTACGTGTCCCTCAAGGGCACCACGGGCGCGGGCACGCTCGACGTCGGCTCGGTGCGCGAGAATGTCGCGAGAATCGAGAAGTACGCGAAGTGCCCGGTGCTCGTGGGCTTTGGCATCAGCAGCGGCGAGACCGCCCGCGCGATCGCCCAGACCTGCAGCGGGGTCATCATCGGCTCGGCCCTGATCCGCTACGTGACCGCGCACCGCGAGGACGCCGTCGAGGCCGCCGGCAGCTGGATCTCCGAGATCCGGCGCGCCCTTGACGCGGCCTGA